A window of Haliscomenobacter hydrossis DSM 1100 contains these coding sequences:
- a CDS encoding 2Fe-2S iron-sulfur cluster-binding protein: MDNMINITLIDREGVEHQLEGPTDMNMNLMELCKAYELPVKGTCGGMALCSTCHVYVLSDHDLHDMSEDEENILDQAFFVKDNSRLGCQLHLSDELEGLTVQLAPESEN; this comes from the coding sequence ATGGACAACATGATCAACATTACCCTGATCGATCGGGAAGGGGTAGAACACCAACTGGAAGGACCAACCGATATGAACATGAACCTGATGGAGCTGTGCAAAGCTTACGAATTGCCAGTGAAAGGGACTTGTGGCGGGATGGCCTTGTGCTCTACTTGCCACGTATATGTGTTGAGCGATCACGACTTGCATGACATGAGTGAAGATGAAGAAAACATCTTGGATCAGGCCTTTTTTGTGAAAGACAATTCCCGTTTGGGTTGCCAATTGCATTTGAGTGATGAGTTGGAAGGGCTTACCGTTCAATTGGCACCTGAGTCAGAAAATTAA
- a CDS encoding MOSC domain-containing protein, which yields MIIKELIHSLPQIGKVEWIGLRPASRTSLLEVEAVEAQTDNGLTGDRYAGQNGKRQVTLIQAEHLVAAGSILQREPINPQLTRRNIVVSGINLLALKDQQFRIGEAILEMTGKCFPCQRMEENLGPGGYNAMRGHGGITARVIKGGAINLGDEVALILPEKQL from the coding sequence ATGATCATCAAAGAACTCATTCACTCGCTGCCTCAGATTGGAAAAGTGGAATGGATTGGTTTACGGCCTGCCTCACGTACAAGCTTGCTGGAAGTGGAAGCTGTAGAAGCCCAAACCGACAACGGCCTTACGGGTGATCGTTATGCGGGGCAAAACGGCAAACGGCAAGTCACCCTGATTCAAGCCGAGCATCTGGTGGCGGCAGGCAGCATTTTGCAGCGCGAACCCATTAACCCTCAACTTACCCGCCGCAATATTGTAGTGTCCGGAATCAACTTATTGGCGCTAAAAGACCAACAATTTCGCATTGGCGAGGCGATCCTGGAAATGACGGGCAAATGTTTCCCTTGTCAACGTATGGAAGAAAACCTGGGGCCGGGAGGCTATAACGCGATGCGCGGGCACGGCGGGATTACCGCCAGAGTGATCAAAGGTGGGGCGATAAATCTAGGTGATGAAGTTGCCTTGATTCTGCCAGAAAAACAACTGTAA
- a CDS encoding acetyl-CoA C-acyltransferase, with translation MKEVFIVSAVRTPMGSFGGVLAGFTATQLGSLAIKGALEKAGVAADQVQEVLMGNVCSANLGQAPARQAARGAGVSDNVPCTTINKVCASGMKSIMLGAQSIMLGYADLIVAGGMESMSNIPYYVPSARWGSKYGNMELVDGLAKDGLSDAYDHSAMGTCADATAVKYNISREAQDEFAIRSYTRAAEATQKGWFNNEIVPISIPQRKGDPINLMEDEEYKKVDFSKIPTLRPAFSKDGTVTAANASTINDGASALILASKEMVEKLGLKPIAKILGFADAEQEPKWFTTTPTIAAPLAMKRAGISTSDVDFFEVNEAFAVVPMAFNQVLGIDDAKVNVFGGACALGHPLGASGARIVTTLTNVLQQNDAKIGLAAICNGGGGASAIVIERVTKK, from the coding sequence ATGAAAGAAGTATTTATCGTATCCGCCGTTCGCACCCCCATGGGCAGTTTCGGCGGCGTTTTGGCCGGTTTTACCGCCACCCAATTGGGCAGCCTGGCCATTAAAGGTGCCCTGGAAAAAGCTGGCGTAGCCGCCGATCAAGTCCAGGAAGTGCTGATGGGCAATGTCTGTTCCGCCAATTTGGGCCAGGCCCCTGCTCGCCAGGCGGCCCGTGGCGCTGGGGTAAGTGACAATGTACCCTGTACCACCATCAATAAAGTGTGCGCTTCCGGCATGAAATCCATCATGTTGGGCGCACAATCCATCATGCTGGGCTATGCCGACCTGATTGTGGCTGGCGGTATGGAGAGCATGAGCAATATCCCCTACTACGTACCTTCCGCGCGTTGGGGCAGCAAATACGGCAACATGGAACTGGTGGATGGCCTGGCCAAAGACGGCCTCAGCGACGCCTACGACCACTCGGCGATGGGCACATGTGCCGACGCCACTGCGGTCAAATACAACATTTCGCGTGAAGCCCAGGATGAATTCGCCATCCGTTCCTACACCCGTGCCGCCGAAGCAACCCAAAAAGGTTGGTTCAACAACGAAATTGTACCTATAAGTATCCCGCAGCGCAAGGGTGATCCCATCAACCTGATGGAAGATGAAGAATACAAAAAAGTAGATTTCAGCAAAATTCCCACTTTGCGCCCTGCCTTCAGCAAAGACGGCACAGTAACCGCCGCCAATGCCAGTACCATCAACGACGGCGCATCGGCTCTGATTTTGGCCAGCAAAGAAATGGTGGAAAAACTGGGCCTCAAACCCATTGCCAAAATCCTGGGCTTTGCCGATGCCGAGCAAGAACCCAAGTGGTTCACCACCACCCCAACCATCGCCGCGCCACTGGCCATGAAACGTGCAGGCATCAGCACCAGTGATGTCGACTTTTTTGAAGTAAACGAAGCTTTTGCCGTGGTGCCCATGGCCTTCAATCAGGTCTTGGGCATTGATGATGCTAAAGTAAATGTATTCGGCGGCGCTTGTGCATTGGGCCACCCACTGGGCGCTTCGGGTGCACGAATCGTGACTACCCTGACCAATGTATTGCAGCAAAACGACGCAAAAATTGGACTTGCCGCGATTTGTAATGGGGGGGGTGGCGCTTCGGCGATCGTGATTGAACGGGTGACTAAAAAATAA
- the gcvP gene encoding aminomethyl-transferring glycine dehydrogenase, with amino-acid sequence MNTMTFHDQFIHRHIGPNAAELQEMLAVIGASSLEKLIEETVPAAIRLKAELELPQALSEFEYLRELETIAAKNQVFRTYIGLGYYGTITPSVISRNIFQNPGWYTQYTPYQAEIAQGRLEALLNFQTMVSDMTGLPIANASLLDEGTAAAEAMAMFHGVKSKKSKTAHTFLVSDQVFPQTIDLLITRAQPLDIKVVVKPVADFVLDENCFGILLQYPAGNGAVEDYRALTEEAHAKEIAVTVCSDLLALALLTPPGEWGADAVVGNSQRFGVPMGYGGPHAAFFATKDEYKRLIPGRIIGVSVDNHGKRALRMALQTREQHIRREKATSNICTAQALLAIMAGMYAAYHGPQGIKAIAQRVHGTTQILAKNLQALGYSQKNQHYFDTLLIETDAKTQQAIQTAALAAGINFHYPAGAVQITLDETVLASDLNAIIEVFAKVKNQPVQPSLTGVAAPQIPVALQRESEFLTHPVFNSYHTESKMMRYIKRLENRDLSLTHSMIPLGSCTMKLNAASELMPVSWPAFANLHPFIPTNQAGGYLQIFEELEAYLCACTGFDACSLQPNSGAQGEYAGLLTIRAYHEANGNTHRNVALIPSSAHGTNPASAVMAGMEVVVVSCDEQGNIDVDDLRAKAEKYSANLSALMVTYPSTHGVFETRIKEICALIHEHGGKVYMDGANMNAQVGLTSPAEIGADVCHLNLHKTFAIPHGGGGPGMGPICVNNSLKPFLPKHALVATGGDKGIHAVSAAPWGSASILLISYGYVRMLGQVGVKASTEYAILNANYIKARLEGQYEVLYTGEKGRSAHELIIDLRPFKAVISAEDVAKRLMDYGFHAPTLSFPVAGTIMIEPTESESQDELDRFCEAMLQIRLEIDGIATGEADPKSNVLSNAPHTADLVTADEWPYSYSREKAAYPLPYLRQGFKFWPSVSRIDNAYGDRNLICTCPPVEAYAE; translated from the coding sequence ATGAACACAATGACTTTTCACGATCAGTTCATCCATCGGCACATCGGCCCCAACGCCGCAGAATTACAGGAAATGTTGGCAGTAATCGGTGCTTCTTCATTAGAAAAACTCATTGAAGAAACCGTTCCTGCGGCCATCCGGCTCAAGGCTGAGCTTGAACTACCCCAGGCCCTTTCCGAGTTTGAATATTTACGCGAGTTGGAAACCATCGCGGCCAAAAACCAGGTTTTCCGCACCTACATCGGGCTCGGCTATTATGGCACGATTACACCATCTGTTATTTCCCGTAATATTTTTCAAAATCCCGGTTGGTACACCCAGTACACCCCTTACCAGGCGGAAATTGCCCAGGGCCGCTTGGAGGCACTGCTCAATTTCCAGACCATGGTCAGCGACATGACAGGCCTGCCCATCGCCAACGCATCCTTGCTGGACGAAGGCACGGCTGCGGCAGAAGCAATGGCCATGTTTCACGGGGTGAAAAGCAAAAAAAGCAAAACAGCCCATACCTTCCTGGTATCCGATCAGGTTTTTCCCCAAACCATCGACCTGTTGATCACCCGTGCTCAACCACTGGACATCAAAGTAGTGGTGAAGCCCGTAGCCGATTTTGTCCTGGATGAAAACTGCTTCGGCATCTTGCTGCAATACCCTGCGGGCAATGGTGCAGTGGAAGATTACCGCGCCCTGACCGAAGAAGCACACGCCAAAGAGATTGCCGTAACCGTTTGCTCCGACCTGTTGGCCTTGGCTTTGCTGACCCCTCCTGGTGAATGGGGTGCCGACGCGGTGGTGGGCAACTCCCAACGTTTTGGCGTTCCGATGGGTTACGGCGGGCCACACGCGGCCTTTTTTGCCACCAAAGACGAGTACAAACGCTTGATCCCCGGTCGGATCATCGGCGTATCGGTGGACAACCACGGCAAACGCGCCCTGCGCATGGCTTTGCAAACCCGCGAGCAGCACATTCGTCGTGAAAAAGCCACTTCCAATATCTGTACTGCCCAGGCGCTTTTGGCCATCATGGCGGGCATGTACGCCGCTTACCACGGGCCACAAGGCATCAAGGCGATCGCGCAACGGGTGCACGGCACAACCCAAATTTTGGCTAAAAACCTCCAGGCTTTAGGATACAGCCAAAAAAACCAGCACTATTTCGATACGCTGTTGATTGAAACCGACGCCAAGACCCAGCAAGCCATTCAAACCGCTGCTCTGGCCGCAGGCATCAATTTCCACTATCCAGCGGGAGCTGTGCAAATCACGTTGGACGAAACGGTATTGGCCAGTGACCTCAATGCCATCATCGAGGTATTTGCCAAAGTGAAAAACCAGCCTGTTCAGCCCAGCTTGACCGGGGTAGCTGCGCCTCAAATTCCGGTTGCCTTACAGCGCGAGTCGGAATTTTTGACCCACCCGGTGTTCAACAGCTACCATACCGAAAGCAAAATGATGCGCTACATCAAGCGCCTCGAAAACCGCGACCTGTCGCTCACCCACTCCATGATTCCGCTGGGTTCCTGTACCATGAAACTCAATGCGGCCAGTGAATTGATGCCCGTAAGTTGGCCGGCTTTTGCCAATTTGCATCCCTTCATCCCGACCAATCAAGCGGGAGGTTACCTGCAAATTTTTGAGGAACTGGAAGCCTATTTGTGTGCCTGTACCGGTTTTGACGCCTGCTCTTTGCAGCCCAACTCCGGTGCACAAGGTGAATACGCGGGTTTGCTTACCATTCGCGCTTACCACGAAGCCAACGGAAATACCCACCGCAACGTGGCCCTGATTCCTTCTTCAGCCCACGGCACCAACCCCGCCAGCGCCGTGATGGCCGGCATGGAGGTCGTAGTGGTCAGCTGTGATGAGCAAGGCAACATTGATGTAGATGACCTGCGCGCCAAGGCGGAAAAATATAGCGCCAACCTTTCTGCATTGATGGTGACGTACCCATCTACCCACGGGGTGTTTGAAACCCGAATCAAAGAAATTTGCGCCCTCATCCACGAGCATGGCGGCAAAGTGTACATGGATGGAGCGAACATGAACGCCCAGGTGGGACTGACCAGTCCCGCTGAAATTGGCGCCGATGTTTGCCACCTCAATTTGCACAAAACCTTCGCCATTCCCCACGGTGGTGGTGGCCCAGGCATGGGGCCTATTTGTGTCAACAACAGCTTGAAGCCCTTTTTGCCCAAACACGCCCTGGTGGCAACGGGTGGCGATAAAGGCATCCACGCGGTATCAGCAGCGCCTTGGGGCAGTGCCAGCATATTATTGATCAGCTACGGCTATGTGCGCATGTTGGGCCAGGTCGGGGTAAAAGCTTCCACCGAATACGCGATTCTGAACGCCAATTACATCAAGGCGCGTTTGGAAGGCCAATACGAAGTGTTGTACACGGGCGAAAAAGGCCGCAGCGCGCACGAGTTGATCATCGACCTGCGCCCATTCAAAGCTGTAATCAGCGCTGAAGATGTGGCCAAACGTTTGATGGATTATGGTTTCCACGCTCCTACCCTTTCTTTCCCGGTAGCTGGAACGATCATGATCGAGCCGACCGAAAGTGAAAGCCAGGACGAGCTGGATCGCTTCTGTGAAGCCATGCTGCAAATCCGCTTGGAAATTGACGGAATTGCTACTGGCGAAGCGGATCCAAAATCCAACGTGCTGAGCAACGCGCCACATACCGCCGATTTGGTTACTGCCGACGAATGGCCTTACTCCTACTCGCGCGAAAAAGCGGCTTATCCGCTGCCCTATTTGCGTCAGGGGTTCAAGTTTTGGCCTTCGGTGAGCCGGATCGACAATGCTTACGGGGATCGGAATTTGATCTGTACTTGTCCGCCGGTTGAAGCTTACGCGGAGTAA
- a CDS encoding carboxypeptidase-like regulatory domain-containing protein: protein MRSRFYLLGFVLLLAQVGVAQTARLLGKIVDETTNEPLAFASIYYNNTTIGTQSDINGKFSIPYKGLNVEMVVSYVGYETINFPIGERYDGKIMVFKMRHLARSMQEFEVSSKRGKSWYNNFELFKKKAIGVGLFANNCKILNPEALQFSYDTATLTMRASADEMLKIEHQAFGFLINYSLSQFEYNILTRVFIIKGFPFFEKMTGSPAQERRWRNNQKLAYEGSMLHFVHSIHNRSLKQEGFELNWVERKPNPAFVEDPKIKKAVNALKRQTLYEASQPTNTHQQTISRADQDRFVEFVDTSSVTYEDFLVEEDSTMYLQFRNYLQVKYIMSGHTWVSNQSGPKSSLVYLSKERVALDPSGRVLEPDMMMLEGYWATQLLGDLLPFDYLPQKEKD from the coding sequence ATGCGCTCCCGCTTTTATTTATTGGGTTTTGTCTTGTTGCTAGCCCAGGTTGGCGTTGCACAAACTGCAAGGTTGTTAGGTAAAATTGTGGATGAAACGACCAATGAACCGCTTGCCTTCGCCAGCATTTATTACAACAATACGACCATTGGTACTCAAAGCGACATCAATGGAAAATTCAGCATTCCCTACAAGGGGTTGAATGTAGAAATGGTTGTTTCCTATGTAGGCTACGAAACCATAAATTTCCCCATTGGTGAGCGATATGATGGCAAGATTATGGTATTTAAAATGCGGCACCTGGCACGCAGTATGCAGGAATTTGAGGTTAGTTCCAAACGGGGAAAATCCTGGTACAACAACTTTGAACTCTTCAAAAAAAAGGCCATCGGAGTTGGTTTGTTCGCCAACAATTGCAAAATCCTGAATCCGGAGGCACTACAATTTTCTTACGATACCGCCACCCTGACCATGCGCGCCAGCGCCGATGAGATGCTCAAAATTGAGCACCAAGCATTTGGGTTTCTGATCAATTATTCATTATCCCAATTTGAATACAATATTCTTACTCGGGTGTTCATCATCAAAGGATTTCCTTTTTTTGAAAAAATGACAGGAAGCCCAGCCCAGGAACGGCGTTGGCGAAACAATCAAAAACTGGCTTATGAAGGCTCTATGCTTCATTTTGTTCATTCCATCCATAATCGTTCTTTAAAACAAGAGGGTTTTGAATTGAACTGGGTCGAACGAAAGCCCAATCCAGCGTTTGTGGAAGACCCCAAAATCAAAAAAGCGGTTAATGCGTTAAAAAGGCAAACCTTGTATGAGGCCAGTCAACCAACTAATACGCATCAACAAACGATTAGTCGGGCTGATCAAGACAGGTTCGTAGAATTTGTAGATACCAGTTCCGTGACTTATGAAGATTTTTTGGTCGAGGAGGATTCAACGATGTATTTACAATTCCGCAATTATTTGCAGGTGAAATATATAATGTCTGGTCATACTTGGGTGTCTAACCAGTCTGGACCAAAATCCTCACTGGTTTATTTGAGTAAAGAGCGCGTGGCTTTGGATCCTTCAGGGCGCGTTCTGGAACCCGACATGATGATGCTGGAGGGTTATTGGGCCACCCAATTATTGGGAGATTTGCTGCCCTTTGACTATTTGCCACAAAAAGAAAAAGATTGA
- the rfaD gene encoding ADP-glyceromanno-heptose 6-epimerase yields MIIVTGAAGFIGSAMVRQLNDAGHLNLVVVDEFSRADKNRNLLNKACIQKLDRADLFAWLDRMHASVDFIFHLGARTDTTEQDTEIFDRLNLHYTQKLWAQCTQYNIPLVYASSAATYGLGELGYEDNHNIVTQLKPLNPYGRSKNDFDIWALQQEKTPPFWAGLKFFNVYGPNEYHKGRMASVIWHTYRQIKESGKMKLFRSHRPDFQDGQQSRDFIYVKDVLKVMYFLYKHQKDSGLYNLGTGQARSFFDLASNTFRAMGQEPNISFVDTPEDIRDTYQYFTEANMAKLRSIGYAEPFYSLEAGIEDYVKGYLLEGLGPKVF; encoded by the coding sequence ATGATCATCGTAACTGGAGCAGCAGGATTTATTGGTAGTGCCATGGTGCGGCAACTCAACGACGCCGGACACCTGAATCTCGTCGTGGTAGATGAATTCAGCCGAGCAGATAAGAACCGCAACCTGCTGAACAAAGCGTGCATCCAAAAACTCGACCGCGCTGATTTATTTGCCTGGCTGGATCGCATGCACGCCAGTGTAGACTTCATCTTCCATTTAGGCGCCCGCACTGACACCACTGAGCAAGACACTGAAATATTCGATCGCCTGAATTTACATTACACCCAAAAACTCTGGGCACAATGTACCCAATACAACATTCCGCTGGTATACGCTTCCAGTGCGGCCACTTATGGATTGGGGGAATTGGGCTACGAAGACAACCACAACATCGTTACCCAGTTGAAGCCGCTCAATCCTTACGGTCGTTCCAAAAACGACTTCGACATCTGGGCGCTACAGCAGGAAAAAACGCCGCCATTTTGGGCGGGGCTCAAGTTTTTTAACGTGTATGGGCCCAATGAATACCACAAGGGTCGGATGGCTTCGGTGATTTGGCATACCTATCGTCAGATCAAAGAATCGGGCAAAATGAAGTTGTTCCGCTCGCACCGCCCGGATTTTCAGGACGGTCAACAGAGCCGCGATTTCATCTACGTCAAAGACGTCCTGAAGGTGATGTATTTTCTGTACAAGCACCAAAAAGACAGCGGTTTGTACAATCTTGGCACGGGTCAGGCACGCAGTTTCTTCGATTTGGCCAGCAATACTTTCCGTGCCATGGGCCAGGAACCAAATATTTCTTTTGTGGACACGCCGGAAGACATCCGCGATACCTACCAGTATTTTACCGAAGCCAATATGGCCAAGTTGCGGAGTATAGGGTATGCAGAGCCTTTCTACTCGCTGGAAGCGGGCATTGAAGATTATGTCAAAGGGTATTTGTTGGAAGGCTTGGGGCCGAAGGTGTTTTAG
- the treF gene encoding alpha,alpha-trehalase TreF, with protein sequence MKFSIIMPLALILLTTACRQSAPQGDTATAANSAEPLLYDPAQRLGQLFVEVQMGKIFPDGKTFPDCSPKGSVDSIMTEYVRLRKAPNFDLKQFVLDNFEMPHKYSSGFKSDTSQAPEKHIQALWDVLTRKPDSRQRGTLIPLPNPYVVPGGRFGEVYYWDSYFTMLGLQKDGRADLINNMIDNFAYLIDTIGFIPNGNRTYFLSRSQPPFFAGMVSILAEEKGDDIYVKYLPQLEKEYQFWMKDQSKLSMENAAELHVVRMPDGSILNRYYDNSAAPRAEMYAADVELSKTSKRPPGELYRDLRSACESGWDFSSRWLSEPTKLYSIRTTSIIPVDLNALLYNLELTIAKGYRGKKDQSKAQEYEALAAARNKAIQKYCWDAKAGFFVDHDWVKGTPTGVLSLAGMFPLFYKLASTAQAASAAVVLEKNFLRPGGLVCTSNRNGQQWDAPNGWAPLQWISIQGLRNYDQHKLADDIKSRWIKLNVKTYKATGKMVEKYNVEDISLTAGGGEYPVQDGFGWTNGVLRGLLGEKPLKN encoded by the coding sequence ATGAAATTTAGCATCATCATGCCTCTAGCGCTGATATTATTGACCACAGCTTGTCGGCAATCGGCACCTCAAGGAGATACGGCTACTGCTGCAAACTCCGCTGAGCCCTTGCTTTATGATCCAGCCCAGCGCTTGGGACAACTTTTTGTCGAGGTGCAAATGGGAAAAATTTTCCCCGATGGAAAAACCTTTCCCGATTGTAGCCCCAAAGGTAGTGTAGACAGCATCATGACGGAATATGTGCGCTTACGCAAAGCGCCCAATTTTGACCTCAAACAATTTGTGCTCGACAATTTTGAGATGCCCCATAAATATTCGAGCGGTTTCAAATCGGACACCAGTCAGGCGCCTGAAAAACACATTCAGGCGCTGTGGGATGTGCTCACGCGTAAGCCGGATTCCAGGCAACGTGGAACCCTGATCCCACTACCCAATCCCTATGTAGTGCCCGGTGGGCGTTTTGGCGAGGTGTATTATTGGGACAGCTACTTTACCATGTTGGGCCTGCAAAAAGATGGTCGCGCGGATTTGATCAACAACATGATCGACAATTTTGCTTACCTGATCGATACCATTGGTTTTATCCCCAACGGCAACCGCACGTACTTCCTGTCGCGTTCCCAACCGCCATTTTTTGCAGGCATGGTGAGCATTTTAGCCGAAGAAAAGGGCGATGACATTTATGTCAAATACCTGCCTCAACTGGAGAAAGAATACCAGTTTTGGATGAAAGACCAGAGCAAACTCAGCATGGAGAACGCGGCGGAATTGCACGTCGTACGCATGCCCGATGGCAGTATCCTCAATCGGTATTACGACAATTCCGCTGCACCCCGGGCGGAGATGTACGCTGCCGATGTGGAATTGTCCAAAACAAGCAAACGCCCGCCCGGCGAATTGTACCGCGACCTGCGTTCCGCTTGCGAATCGGGTTGGGATTTCAGCAGCCGTTGGTTGAGCGAACCCACAAAATTGTACTCCATTCGTACCACTTCCATCATTCCGGTTGACCTCAACGCACTATTGTACAACCTGGAATTGACCATCGCCAAGGGGTATCGGGGCAAAAAAGACCAGTCTAAAGCCCAGGAATACGAGGCGCTGGCTGCCGCGCGCAACAAGGCCATTCAGAAATATTGTTGGGACGCCAAAGCTGGCTTCTTTGTGGATCATGATTGGGTGAAAGGAACGCCGACAGGGGTATTGTCGCTGGCGGGGATGTTTCCCCTGTTTTACAAACTGGCTTCTACTGCCCAAGCAGCTAGTGCAGCCGTGGTATTGGAAAAAAACTTCTTGCGCCCCGGCGGTCTGGTGTGTACCTCTAATCGGAACGGCCAGCAGTGGGATGCGCCCAACGGCTGGGCACCTTTGCAGTGGATCAGCATCCAGGGCTTGCGCAATTACGACCAACACAAACTGGCCGACGACATCAAATCGCGCTGGATAAAACTGAACGTCAAAACATATAAGGCCACTGGCAAAATGGTGGAGAAGTACAACGTGGAAGACATTTCACTGACGGCAGGTGGCGGTGAATACCCCGTACAGGACGGCTTCGGCTGGACGAATGGGGTGCTGCGGGGCTTGTTGGGGGAGAAGCCACTCAAAAATTAA
- a CDS encoding SulP family inorganic anion transporter, with protein MKKASFPNTPAKRLRLFFTFFDSRWEDLTKENWVQIVYRDFSAGLIVAMTAIPMAMGFAMAMGMRPENGIIAGALACVIGRTFGGSKYQVYGPTAAFIPVIAALFFKYGPASGGEFEAAHGFLVLVSILAGIILIIMGIFGIGKYAKLVPSSIIVGFTIGIAVAIALTNMEDVLGIESFSDLMGQDEEIKGGLMHNLYTAMGNLDKLNIWSIFLGLLTFGVTKGLLRISIFIPGPIIAMGLATLLSATVLADKGIILVKDVYGSIPNNFFVFTAPSLPAFSTGLVFDILYFVGAIVFVSGVESILCSSMADKLAKNDRTPFNPDKEFFGQGMVQIFTPLVQGFPCTGALARTATSIKAGAVTPLAGYFKAVLKLLMAYYLAQYLELIPMACIGGILIWVASNMIKVSEIKEIKQLGKFEFSMMVYTAVMVPMTDFLTGVLSALIIYFVVKNVYRRAQRATKVQTN; from the coding sequence ATGAAAAAGGCGTCATTTCCAAATACTCCAGCCAAGCGGCTGAGGTTGTTTTTTACTTTTTTCGATTCTCGTTGGGAAGACCTTACCAAGGAGAATTGGGTCCAGATCGTTTACCGTGATTTCAGTGCGGGCCTCATTGTAGCAATGACCGCGATTCCCATGGCGATGGGTTTTGCGATGGCGATGGGCATGCGTCCTGAAAACGGGATTATCGCGGGTGCATTGGCTTGTGTGATCGGGCGAACCTTTGGCGGCTCAAAGTACCAGGTTTACGGCCCTACCGCGGCATTTATCCCGGTTATTGCGGCATTGTTTTTCAAATACGGCCCCGCTAGTGGAGGCGAATTTGAGGCTGCCCACGGCTTCTTGGTACTGGTTTCAATTCTCGCTGGGATCATCCTCATCATTATGGGAATTTTTGGTATTGGCAAATATGCCAAACTGGTACCCAGCTCGATCATTGTCGGATTCACGATTGGGATCGCAGTGGCCATTGCGCTTACCAATATGGAAGACGTGCTCGGAATTGAATCATTCTCCGACTTAATGGGCCAGGATGAAGAGATCAAGGGGGGATTGATGCACAACCTTTACACGGCAATGGGCAATCTTGATAAGCTCAACATCTGGTCAATTTTTCTGGGTTTACTCACTTTTGGTGTAACCAAGGGCCTATTGCGCATCTCTATATTCATACCCGGCCCAATTATCGCGATGGGCTTGGCTACGCTTTTATCGGCAACTGTTTTGGCGGATAAAGGCATCATTTTGGTCAAAGATGTTTATGGCTCGATTCCCAATAACTTTTTTGTATTCACGGCACCATCGTTACCCGCATTTAGTACCGGGTTGGTTTTTGATATACTTTACTTTGTTGGGGCGATTGTATTTGTTTCCGGGGTAGAAAGTATTTTGTGTTCTTCTATGGCCGATAAATTGGCAAAAAACGACAGAACACCATTTAACCCCGATAAAGAATTTTTTGGACAGGGGATGGTGCAAATTTTCACCCCATTGGTTCAGGGCTTTCCATGTACAGGAGCACTGGCCAGAACGGCAACGAGCATCAAAGCCGGAGCAGTAACGCCTTTGGCCGGATACTTCAAAGCCGTACTTAAACTACTCATGGCATACTATCTGGCTCAGTATCTGGAACTCATTCCAATGGCTTGTATCGGAGGTATTCTAATTTGGGTGGCCAGCAATATGATCAAGGTTTCGGAAATCAAAGAGATCAAGCAGTTGGGTAAATTTGAATTTTCAATGATGGTCTATACGGCTGTAATGGTTCCAATGACTGACTTTCTGACTGGGGTATTATCGGCCTTGATCATCTATTTTGTTGTGAAAAATGTATACCGCAGAGCACAGCGTGCAACCAAGGTTCAAACCAATTAA